From one Catharus ustulatus isolate bCatUst1 chromosome 1, bCatUst1.pri.v2, whole genome shotgun sequence genomic stretch:
- the ZADH2 gene encoding prostaglandin reductase 3 isoform X1 produces MSFNAKSGALLSSRAARWWWRQQPSCAAAAPAWSCFGGSWSRPILDMSYSRHFLDFQGSSIPSSMKKLVVTKLSQNFREAVTLQQDSPVPLPGDGDLLVRNRFVGINASDINYSAGRYDASVKPPFDIGFEGVGEVVALGLSASADFTVGQAVAYVKAGSFAEYTVVSARQAVPLPSVKPEFLTLMVSGATAYLSLKELGDLSEGKKVLVTAAAGGTGQFAVQLAKKAKCHVIGTCSSDEKGGFLKSIGCDRTINYKTENVESVLRKDYPEGVDVVYESVGGKMFDLALNALAIKGCLIVIGFITGYQSPTGLQPVKAELLPAKLLKKSASIRGFFLNHYLSDYKMALQHLLKMYERGDLVCEVDFGDMSPEGKFTGLESVFRAVDYMYMGKNIGKIVVELPHSVNSKL; encoded by the exons ATGAGTTTTAACGCGAAAAGCGGCGCTTTGCTGAGCTCCCGGGCAGCGCGGTGGTGGTGGCGGCAGCAGCCGTCCTGCGCCGCGGCGGCTCCCGCCTGGTCCTGCTTCGGTGGCAGCTGGTCGCGGCCCATCCTGGACATGTCCTACTCCCGTCACTTTCTGGATTTCCAGGGCTcgtccatccccagctccatgAAGAAGCTGGTGGTGACTAAGCTGAGCCAAAACTTCAGGGAAGCGGTCACCCTGCAGCAGGACTCGCCCGTGCCACTCCCGGGAGACGGAGACCTCCTGGTCAGGAACAG aTTTGTCGGCATTAATGCATCTGATATAAACTACTCAGCTGGTCGATATGACGCCTCAGTTAAACCCCCCTTTGATATAGGCTTTGAAGGTGTCGGTGAAGTGGTAGCGTTAGGACTCAGTGCTAGTGCAGATTTCACAGTGGGTCAAGCTGTGGCCTATGTGAAAGCAGGTTCCTTTGCTGAATACACAGTTGTGTCTGCCAGACAAGCAGTCCCTCTACCCTCAGTGAAACCCGAGTTTCTCACTTTAATGGTAAGTGGCGCAACTGCATACCTCAGTTTGAAAGAGCTGGGAGACCTGTCTGAAGGCAAGAAGGttctggtgacagcagcagctggaggaacGGGCCAGTTTGCTGTGCAGCTTGCAAAGAAGGCAAAATGCCATGTAATTGGAACCTGCTCCAGTGATGAAAAGGGTGGCTTTCTGAAATCCATTGGCTGTGACCGTACCATCAActataaaactgaaaatgtcGAATCTGTGCTGAGGAAGGACTACCCCGAAGGTGTGGATGTGGTGTATGAATCTGTTGGGGGAAAGATGTTTGACTTGGCTCTCAATGCCTTGGCTATCAAAGGGTGCCTGATAGTTATTGGGTTTATCACTGGCTACCAAAGCCCCACTGGCCTCCAGCCCGTTAAAGCAGAGTTATTGCCAGCAAAACTATTGAAGAAGTCTGCTAGCATCCGGGGTTTCTTCTTGAACCATTACCTTTCTGACTACAAAATGGCTCTGCAGCATTTGCTCAAGATGTATGAAAGAGGAGACCTGGTTTGTGAGGTGGACTTTGGAGACATGTCTCCGGAGGGCAAGTTCACTGGCTTGGAATCTGTATTCCGTGCTGTAGATTACATGTACATGGGAAAAAACATTGGAAAAATTGTAGTTGAATTACCTCACTCTGTCAACAGTAAGCTGTAA
- the ZADH2 gene encoding prostaglandin reductase 3 isoform X2 has protein sequence MKKLVVTKLSQNFREAVTLQQDSPVPLPGDGDLLVRNRFVGINASDINYSAGRYDASVKPPFDIGFEGVGEVVALGLSASADFTVGQAVAYVKAGSFAEYTVVSARQAVPLPSVKPEFLTLMVSGATAYLSLKELGDLSEGKKVLVTAAAGGTGQFAVQLAKKAKCHVIGTCSSDEKGGFLKSIGCDRTINYKTENVESVLRKDYPEGVDVVYESVGGKMFDLALNALAIKGCLIVIGFITGYQSPTGLQPVKAELLPAKLLKKSASIRGFFLNHYLSDYKMALQHLLKMYERGDLVCEVDFGDMSPEGKFTGLESVFRAVDYMYMGKNIGKIVVELPHSVNSKL, from the exons atgAAGAAGCTGGTGGTGACTAAGCTGAGCCAAAACTTCAGGGAAGCGGTCACCCTGCAGCAGGACTCGCCCGTGCCACTCCCGGGAGACGGAGACCTCCTGGTCAGGAACAG aTTTGTCGGCATTAATGCATCTGATATAAACTACTCAGCTGGTCGATATGACGCCTCAGTTAAACCCCCCTTTGATATAGGCTTTGAAGGTGTCGGTGAAGTGGTAGCGTTAGGACTCAGTGCTAGTGCAGATTTCACAGTGGGTCAAGCTGTGGCCTATGTGAAAGCAGGTTCCTTTGCTGAATACACAGTTGTGTCTGCCAGACAAGCAGTCCCTCTACCCTCAGTGAAACCCGAGTTTCTCACTTTAATGGTAAGTGGCGCAACTGCATACCTCAGTTTGAAAGAGCTGGGAGACCTGTCTGAAGGCAAGAAGGttctggtgacagcagcagctggaggaacGGGCCAGTTTGCTGTGCAGCTTGCAAAGAAGGCAAAATGCCATGTAATTGGAACCTGCTCCAGTGATGAAAAGGGTGGCTTTCTGAAATCCATTGGCTGTGACCGTACCATCAActataaaactgaaaatgtcGAATCTGTGCTGAGGAAGGACTACCCCGAAGGTGTGGATGTGGTGTATGAATCTGTTGGGGGAAAGATGTTTGACTTGGCTCTCAATGCCTTGGCTATCAAAGGGTGCCTGATAGTTATTGGGTTTATCACTGGCTACCAAAGCCCCACTGGCCTCCAGCCCGTTAAAGCAGAGTTATTGCCAGCAAAACTATTGAAGAAGTCTGCTAGCATCCGGGGTTTCTTCTTGAACCATTACCTTTCTGACTACAAAATGGCTCTGCAGCATTTGCTCAAGATGTATGAAAGAGGAGACCTGGTTTGTGAGGTGGACTTTGGAGACATGTCTCCGGAGGGCAAGTTCACTGGCTTGGAATCTGTATTCCGTGCTGTAGATTACATGTACATGGGAAAAAACATTGGAAAAATTGTAGTTGAATTACCTCACTCTGTCAACAGTAAGCTGTAA